One genomic segment of Desulfobacteraceae bacterium includes these proteins:
- a CDS encoding SDR family NAD(P)-dependent oxidoreductase — protein LSLEMDIEADLGIDSIKRVEILSALEERHPELPPVAPDTMAGLRTLGQIITHLTPAAGSTPAAAPQEPLTVVPAPPPETSSGVQRQVVTLLTAGEERTTVSLPADLPVAVTDNGTPLSAAIASELATAGFASLHLPAPELLADERIETAAGLVLLPVPAPAAGDASDGLKMAFRLAQRAETGLRAAAVRQGALLASVTCLDGAFGFNGGRIDDPYQGGLAGLIKTAAIEWPTVTCHALDVDPEWQDWPRVAQAVVQQLLRPTRPGAVETGLSAAGCVQLGLRPAAVSQGPLNIAAGEVVVVSGGARGVTAQSALELARAVQPTLVLLGRSPLPSGQPAWLKGLTDEKAVKKAIIVNELRGQPVSPVVVESAFQKHRAAREIARNLEKMRATGAQVHYHAIDVTDADQVKRLLDSVRADYGPVRAILHGAGVLEDRQIGSKTAEQFDRVFDTKVAGLVALLEALPADELRYLVIFSSVAGRMGNRGQVDYAMANEVLNKLACQVARQRPGCKVSAINWGPWDGGMVTAALKREFQRRGVGLIPAQEGAACLVREMSGAATEPVEVVIGSALQPSQEAAPAQPPAAVPSTPLYLTQKHEVDVATYPVLASHQIDGLPVVPFALMAEWFGDSALHANPGLVFTGLDNIRLLKGIRLENGTKTIRLMAAKPRRRDGVFEVEMEIRNGFKGGQEMIHSRARAILNDVPPTPRTVSAGDITLAGERPYPRSVDEIYDEILFHGRSLRGITEIVGISSAGIVARIAAAPEPARWIARPTRRQWVADPLVLDAAFQLAIVWCHEERQAVCLPSYCARYRQYCRRFPVEGVTAFFQVSAVTARKVRGDFTFLGARNEVLAEMTGYEAIIDADLIRAFKPGSNALCA, from the coding sequence GCTCAGCCTGGAGATGGACATCGAGGCCGATCTGGGCATCGACTCCATCAAACGCGTGGAGATCCTCTCCGCCCTGGAGGAGCGCCACCCCGAGCTGCCCCCGGTGGCCCCGGACACCATGGCCGGCCTGCGCACCCTGGGTCAGATCATCACCCATCTGACACCCGCCGCCGGCAGCACGCCGGCAGCGGCCCCGCAGGAGCCCCTGACGGTGGTCCCAGCCCCGCCCCCGGAGACCTCCAGCGGCGTGCAGCGCCAGGTGGTCACGCTGCTGACCGCCGGCGAGGAGCGCACAACCGTCTCGCTTCCCGCAGACCTCCCGGTTGCCGTCACCGACAACGGCACACCGCTTTCGGCAGCGATCGCATCCGAACTGGCCACGGCCGGCTTTGCCAGCCTGCATTTGCCAGCGCCTGAATTGCTGGCCGATGAGCGGATCGAAACGGCGGCTGGTCTGGTGCTGTTGCCCGTCCCGGCGCCGGCTGCGGGCGACGCCAGCGACGGCCTTAAAATGGCCTTTCGCCTGGCCCAGCGGGCCGAAACCGGCCTGAGGGCCGCCGCCGTCCGGCAGGGGGCCCTGCTGGCCAGCGTCACCTGCCTGGACGGCGCCTTCGGGTTTAACGGCGGGCGTATCGACGATCCCTACCAGGGCGGCCTGGCCGGCCTGATCAAAACCGCCGCCATCGAGTGGCCCACAGTGACCTGCCACGCGCTGGACGTCGACCCCGAGTGGCAGGACTGGCCCCGAGTGGCCCAGGCCGTGGTGCAACAGCTGCTGCGGCCCACCCGCCCGGGAGCCGTCGAAACCGGGTTGAGCGCCGCGGGATGCGTGCAGCTCGGCCTGCGGCCGGCCGCTGTTTCCCAAGGACCGCTGAACATCGCAGCGGGTGAGGTGGTGGTGGTCAGCGGCGGCGCCCGCGGGGTTACAGCCCAAAGCGCTTTGGAACTGGCGCGCGCGGTCCAGCCGACCCTTGTCCTGCTGGGTCGCAGCCCGCTGCCCAGCGGTCAGCCGGCTTGGCTGAAGGGGCTGACCGATGAAAAAGCCGTTAAAAAGGCGATTATCGTCAACGAACTCCGGGGACAGCCAGTTTCGCCGGTGGTGGTGGAAAGTGCCTTTCAAAAACACCGCGCCGCCCGTGAAATCGCCCGCAACCTCGAAAAGATGCGCGCCACCGGCGCCCAGGTCCATTACCATGCCATCGACGTCACCGACGCCGACCAAGTCAAACGCCTGCTGGACAGTGTTCGGGCAGACTACGGTCCGGTTCGGGCGATCCTCCACGGCGCCGGCGTACTGGAAGACCGCCAGATCGGCTCCAAAACGGCCGAACAGTTCGACCGGGTGTTCGACACCAAGGTGGCCGGCCTGGTGGCCCTCCTGGAGGCCCTCCCGGCGGACGAACTGCGGTATCTGGTGATCTTCTCGTCGGTGGCCGGGCGCATGGGCAACCGCGGCCAGGTGGACTACGCCATGGCCAACGAGGTGCTCAACAAGCTCGCCTGTCAGGTGGCCCGGCAGCGGCCCGGCTGCAAGGTAAGCGCCATCAACTGGGGCCCCTGGGACGGCGGCATGGTGACGGCGGCCCTGAAGCGCGAATTCCAGCGTCGGGGCGTCGGGCTGATACCCGCCCAGGAGGGGGCAGCCTGCCTTGTGCGGGAGATGAGTGGCGCCGCCACCGAACCTGTCGAGGTCGTCATCGGCAGCGCGCTTCAGCCGTCACAAGAAGCAGCGCCGGCGCAACCGCCGGCGGCGGTCCCCAGCACCCCGCTCTATCTGACCCAGAAACACGAAGTGGACGTCGCCACTTACCCGGTTCTCGCCTCGCACCAGATCGACGGGTTGCCGGTGGTGCCCTTTGCCCTGATGGCGGAGTGGTTCGGCGACAGCGCTCTGCATGCCAACCCGGGCCTGGTCTTCACCGGGCTTGACAACATCCGGCTGCTCAAGGGCATCCGCCTGGAAAACGGCACCAAGACCATTCGCCTGATGGCCGCCAAGCCCCGCAGAAGGGATGGGGTTTTCGAAGTCGAGATGGAAATTCGCAACGGCTTCAAGGGCGGCCAGGAAATGATCCATTCCCGCGCGCGGGCGATTTTAAACGATGTCCCCCCCACCCCGCGAACTGTCAGCGCCGGCGACATCACGCTGGCGGGTGAAAGGCCCTACCCGCGCAGCGTCGATGAAATCTATGACGAGATCCTCTTTCATGGTCGAAGCCTCCGGGGTATCACCGAGATCGTCGGCATTTCATCGGCGGGCATCGTCGCGCGAATTGCCGCAGCGCCCGAGCCCGCCCGCTGGATCGCGCGGCCGACCCGGCGGCAGTGGGTGGCCGACCCCTTGGTCTTGGATGCCGCCTTCCAGTTGGCCATCGTTTGGTGCCACGAGGAAAGGCAGGCCGTTTGCCTGCCGAGCTACTGTGCCCGCTACCGCCAGTACTGCCGGCGTTTCCCCGTCGAGGGGGTCACGGCCTTTTTCCAGGTCAGCGCTGTGACGGCCCGCAAGGTACGCGGCGACTTCACCTTCCTCGGCGCCCGCAACGAGGTCCTGGCCGAGATGACGGGCTATGAGGCGATCATCGACGCCGATTTGATCCGGGCTTTCAAACCTGGCAGCAACGCCCTGTGTGCCTGA
- a CDS encoding endonuclease V gives MPSGKEDLLDRARDLQRRLEHRVIEDDAVQPIQRVAGIDVAYRGAWACAAVAVFGLPHLQEVASAVAVKRGVFDYLPGFFALRELPLMTRALRRLAYPPDVVLVDGHGRAHPRRFGAACHLGVVTDLATVGCAKTRLIGVYREPGPEAGCAAPLFDGTQRVGAVVRTRQGVRPVFVSIGHRITLDTAVACVLACCRGCRLPEPLRRAHHLARLALASAG, from the coding sequence TTGCCGTCTGGAAAAGAAGATCTCCTGGACCGTGCCAGGGACCTGCAGCGGCGTTTGGAGCACCGGGTGATCGAAGACGACGCCGTTCAACCCATCCAGCGGGTGGCGGGAATCGATGTCGCCTATCGGGGGGCATGGGCCTGTGCAGCGGTGGCGGTCTTTGGGCTGCCCCACCTCCAAGAGGTGGCATCGGCGGTTGCCGTCAAACGCGGTGTTTTTGACTACTTACCGGGTTTTTTCGCCCTGCGCGAACTTCCGCTGATGACACGCGCGCTGCGCAGGTTGGCATACCCCCCCGACGTGGTTCTGGTGGACGGTCACGGCAGGGCGCATCCCCGCCGGTTTGGAGCGGCATGTCATCTGGGGGTGGTGACCGACCTTGCCACCGTCGGCTGCGCCAAAACCCGACTGATCGGCGTCTACCGCGAACCTGGTCCCGAAGCGGGGTGTGCTGCGCCCCTTTTCGACGGCACCCAGCGGGTGGGGGCGGTGGTGCGCACCCGTCAGGGAGTCCGCCCGGTATTCGTCTCCATTGGCCACCGCATCACCCTCGACACGGCCGTGGCCTGCGTGCTGGCCTGCTGCCGGGGCTGCCGTCTGCCGGAGCCCCTGCGGCGGGCCCATCATCTGGCCCGCCTGGCGCTCGCAAGTGCCGGTTAG